The Gemmatimonas aurantiaca genomic sequence GGCGCCGAATTCTCCGGTCTCCACCTCCATCCCCCTCTGTCGCAAACCCTCGACGAATCGGTTATATAACAGTTCGGCAGGCTGGGGTTTGGCTGCATCGACGAAGCTGGGACGTCTTCCCTTGCGTACGTCGCCGTAGAGCGTGAACTGCGAGACGACCAGCAGTGCACCGCCATGTTCCCGGATGTCGCGATTCATCCGTTGCTCATCGTCGGGAAACAGACGGAGACCGATCACTTTCTCGGTCATCCATTCGAGTTCTGCGTCGGTGTCGTCGTGGGTGAAGCCGACCAACAACACATATCCGGCACGAATTCGGCCAGAGACCCGGCTAGGGCCTTCGGGCGATTCCGCGCGAATGCGGACTTCAGCAGACTTAACGCGTTGGAGTAGTATTCGCATAGCAACAGAGTCTGGCTTCGGTCACGTGAACGCGAAAGACCGGAGACATTGCAATCAACGACCGCCCGTGCAACCACGTCTTGCTCTCCACTTCGATCTGACCCCGCGTCTCGCGGCCACAGATGCTGATGCTGCATTCCTCGCCGCGTGCGTTGCGTGGCTGGGACTGGATCAGGGTCAGCCACTGTCCTGGGATTCGCCTTCGAATCACACTCTCGACGGTGGCCGGATCCTTCGCTGGGCGCCCTTCCGGAAAGAGGGTGCGTCGCTGGCTGACATCGTGGTCCACGCGCCCGACCCGCTCGATCGGTCGCTGCAGTGGTCCACACATGTCACCTATGTGACATCGACCAATCCGGCCGGTGTGATCCATCGCCAGGTGACGATTCGTGTCGGCACCGAGGGGGGAGCTCCCAATGGCGCGCCGCCGCCGGTCCGTCCGCCGCGGTTGCTCTCCGAGCTCGACGCCACGTTCACGCTCGTGTCGAACGACGGTCCGTTGCAGCGGACGCCGACGCAGCTCGAAGCCGGCACCCTCGATGCCTTCGTGCGCTTCGTGTTGTGCGATCCGGCGCGCACCATGCCCGTCCTGCTGCTGACCGAGCTGCCCGACGGGGGATATGTGCTGCCGCCCGAGCAGTTCGCGGCCGAGATGTTCGGACTCGGACTCTGCTTCCAGCTCCGTCACGCTGATACGTTCGCCCTCTCCGATGCGGTGGGTGGTCATGCCCGCAGCGTCTTCCTGGGTTCGGCCCGCGCCTACCTGCCGGGCTTCACGCTCGAGTCCGATCCATTCCAGCATCCGCTGGTCCTGGCTCGCGCGCTCGCACTGCCCGGTGAGCGTCGCCGCCTCGTGCAGCGTCTGGCCGAAGTATCGGTGCAGCGTCCCTTCTCCGATCCGGCCGTTGCCGACACACTGCGGGATCTGCGCAGCGCGTCCTACAGCCAGCGTCCCGATGCGTCGGAAGCGCTCGCCGCCGCGGAATCGGGGGTGGAGATGGACAAGACCCAGCTCATCGGGATCGTCCGTCAGCTCGAAGAAGCCGTTCGCGCCGCCGAAGGCGAACTGGCCCGCACCCGTGAACGCCTCAACGAGTCGCGTCAGCAGCTCGAGAGCGAACGTTCGTCGGCCCGGGGGCTCCGCACCACGCTGGCCGCCCTCAAGGAGCGTCAGCCGCTCTCCAAGCCGGCCAGCGATGCTCCGCAGTCGGTGCTCGAAGCGGTGGAACGCGCCCAGGCGCTCTATTCCGATGCGCTCCGCATTCTCCCCTCGGCTTTCCAGTCGTCGCGGGAATCGGAGTTCCCCGATCCCGATACGGCCTGGTCGTATCTCAAGGCGCTCGGCGAAGTCGGCCGTCGCCGTCAGGATCGGGCGCTGAGCCGCCCGTTGGGTGAAGTCTTCGCCGACCTGGGCGTCGACTACTCACCCGGACCGAGCGATCCGGCCCGCAAGACGCCGTACGTGTTCCGCGACGGAGATCGCGAGGTCGAGTGTGCCGATCAGCTGCGCAAGGGCAGCAACCCGGTCACCTGCCTGCGCATCTACTTTGCCAGCACCGAAGACGGCGGGTTCGTCATCGGCCACGTCGGTCGTCAGATCGACGTCATCGCCCGCGCGGTGACCGAAGAGTAAGCGACCTCCGGCAGCGAAAAACGGGGCGGTGAGCTGAGAAGCTCGCCGCCCCGTTTTCTTTTGTCTGCCGGTTCCGGCTACGGCGCCGTCTCGTGAAACTGCACGGTCGTTTCGTGCTGCAACGCACGACGCAGCGCCCACTGATCCTGGAAGAGCACGACGACATTGCCCTTGTGATCGTACACCTTCATGCGACCGAGACCGGTGGCAACACGCTCGACATCGGCCTTGGGTCCGGTGAGCCAGCGCGGCCAGCGGTGATTCATCTTCTCGAATCGGCAGGGCGCGGAATACTCGTATTCGAGACGGAACGCCATCACGTCGAACTGCAGTTGTCCCACCGCTCCGACGATGGGTTGTGCCCCGGCGCTGGTCTCGGCGTAGAACACCTGCGCCGCCCCTTCTTCGGTGAGCTGCCGGAGACCGATGTCGAACTGTTTGCGCTTCATCGGATCGGCCGGCATGGCGCGCGCAAA encodes the following:
- the dtd gene encoding D-aminoacyl-tRNA deacylase — encoded protein: MRILLQRVKSAEVRIRAESPEGPSRVSGRIRAGYVLLVGFTHDDTDAELEWMTEKVIGLRLFPDDEQRMNRDIREHGGALLVVSQFTLYGDVRKGRRPSFVDAAKPQPAELLYNRFVEGLRQRGMEVETGEFGAMMDVELINDGPVTILLEREADRP